The genomic region TTTACGCGGACAAACCGGAATTGGATACGATGCGGATTAACTTTTCGCATTCTTCCTTGGAAGCGATCGAAATGGGGATCGATCGTATCGCGGAGTCGGTTCGTGAAATTTCCAAAATTCGCGTTTAGTAGAATCTTATGTTATCACGGGAATACTGCGGACTTTTGACGCAATCGGGTCACGACGTAGGAATCACCGATCTTCTTTGGATGTAAGTTTATTCGCGTGTGGATTTTTCGGAGGAGAGAATTCTTTCCTTTAAGATCAAGAACGGTTTTTCTACGATCAAATACAAAAGCCAAGAGAATAAAAAACAATAAACGATCGCGGTCAAAATCGCGAATAAGAAATGTTCCGCGTGCGGTTGGGAAACTCCGGAAAAAACTTTGGAAACCGCGATGCCTGCGATTAGAATATTCCAAAGATACATCGTATAACTGAGTCTTGCGATCGGTCTAAAGATCGCAGAACTTAAAACACGGGCGATTCTTCCTTGATCGTTTAAAGAAAAATAGATCCAGATCGCATACCCCACGTTGAAGAAATTGTAACCGAACGTTTTCCGAAACCAGTGTTCGAGAGGAAACATGTGTCCGATCGTCAACGCCGCGATTCCAAAAAACAAAAGAAAAGTATCTATAAGTTTTGGATCGATTAAACTCGAGGTTGTTTGCGGATTCGGTGCATCGAGATCGACGTTGTGATTGCGAACGGCGTTGATCGGGGCGGGGACGGATTGAAAACCGCGCAGAGACGATAAAACTTTGATTTCCGCGAGGATCATCCCGATCACAAGGCTGTCCATTCTCGTATGAGAATAAATCAAAACTCCGAGATCCGCATCTCTAACAACATAAAAAATTCTAAATATTAGAGGAATTGCATACAAGGCCGAAAGGATCAAAATTCTCCGTTTGGCGTTGAATCGAAAAAGAAACAAAGTCGTAAAAAAGGGAAGAATCAGATAAAACTGTTCTTCGATCGACAAGGACCATCCGACCAACGAAAGCCTTTGTTTCGTATAATTGGAAATATAGAGAAAATCCGCGTAACTGCTTCGTAAAACTTCGGAAACAGATTTGAGTTCCGCGAGTTGGAATTCGTTCGGATTTTCGATCAGAGACAATCGATCGAATTGTCCTTGAAAATATAAATACAGAATCGAAAGACAAAAGTAATACGCCGGGAAAATTCTCAAGGAACGCGCGAAAAAGAATCGTTTCTTATCGAAATGCTCCGGACGATCGGAGTATTTTAGAATTCCTGAATATATCAAGAAGCCGCTGAGCACAAAAAACAGATCCACACCCGAGTTGAAGTTCGAGATTACATTCTTAATAATTTGCGGAAAATCGGCGACGCCGAACGGGAGCCACACGTGGTAGACGATCACAAGGAGAATCGCGATCGCTCGGATTCCGTTTAAGGATTGGACTTCTTTTTCGTTTTTTAAAAAGGGCGAGA from Leptospira kmetyi serovar Malaysia str. Bejo-Iso9 harbors:
- a CDS encoding acyltransferase family protein, coding for MKRTIFSYLFSPFLKNEKEVQSLNGIRAIAILLVIVYHVWLPFGVADFPQIIKNVISNFNSGVDLFFVLSGFLIYSGILKYSDRPEHFDKKRFFFARSLRIFPAYYFCLSILYLYFQGQFDRLSLIENPNEFQLAELKSVSEVLRSSYADFLYISNYTKQRLSLVGWSLSIEEQFYLILPFFTTLFLFRFNAKRRILILSALYAIPLIFRIFYVVRDADLGVLIYSHTRMDSLVIGMILAEIKVLSSLRGFQSVPAPINAVRNHNVDLDAPNPQTTSSLIDPKLIDTFLLFFGIAALTIGHMFPLEHWFRKTFGYNFFNVGYAIWIYFSLNDQGRIARVLSSAIFRPIARLSYTMYLWNILIAGIAVSKVFSGVSQPHAEHFLFAILTAIVYCFLFSWLLYLIVEKPFLILKERILSSEKSTRE